Proteins encoded in a region of the Paenibacillus sp. E222 genome:
- a CDS encoding ABC-F family ATP-binding cassette domain-containing protein — MIKVDNLSFSFPQKELYNNISFTLEEAQHCAFIGTSGSGKSTLIDILMDPERYLFEGKLEIDPDCRIGYVSQFSQVEKTKEMTVFEYIGEEFIKLQDEITAMYAEMATTSDMDALLEKVQLALDAFEAMDGDNYENTINKQLNLANLMKLKDLDVSELSGGEFKLIQVMKEMLNRPDLMIMDEPDVFLDFENLNALKKLINSHKGMLLVVTHNRYLLNHCFNKIIHLENTEIQEFDGRYIDYNFSLLQTKIELQEIAVAEAEEIERYDHIIDNLREIATYNSEASRGRALKARVKFQERLEARRIKEPFVDIKQPNIRFGIEKEMEDPVVVNVNNYSVSFDELLLENVNFEIKSTDKIALIGPNGTGKTTLLREIFQNNQDSIEINADATVAYLSQFQGEMLKDSNTILNDFIDAGFQTYDEIRLHLLDYGFEGEILDQKIESLSGGEKNMLQLAKVSASQANVLLLDEPTSHLDIYSQIALEKAIEDYKGAILMISHDFYSVVNGMDYVLIIEDKTINKMSIQEFREMIYASHFDENYLETEQKKKSVEMKIELALKDTNFELAKVLVDELEELIKFL, encoded by the coding sequence ATGATAAAAGTTGATAACTTATCCTTCTCGTTTCCACAAAAAGAACTATATAATAACATTTCATTTACGCTTGAAGAGGCACAACATTGCGCTTTTATCGGAACAAGCGGCAGTGGGAAAAGTACACTGATCGATATCCTGATGGATCCTGAACGATATTTGTTCGAGGGCAAGTTAGAGATAGACCCCGATTGCAGAATTGGGTATGTGAGTCAGTTCTCGCAAGTCGAGAAAACGAAAGAAATGACCGTTTTTGAATATATCGGAGAAGAATTCATCAAGTTACAAGATGAAATCACAGCTATGTATGCGGAGATGGCCACCACGTCGGATATGGATGCGCTGCTTGAAAAGGTTCAATTGGCTTTGGATGCCTTCGAGGCGATGGATGGGGATAATTACGAAAACACCATTAATAAGCAGCTAAACCTGGCCAACCTCATGAAGCTAAAAGACCTTGATGTATCCGAATTAAGCGGCGGGGAATTCAAACTTATTCAAGTAATGAAGGAAATGCTGAATCGTCCAGACTTAATGATCATGGACGAACCCGATGTATTTCTAGACTTTGAAAACCTGAATGCACTTAAAAAATTGATTAATTCCCACAAGGGAATGCTTCTCGTTGTTACGCACAATCGCTATCTTTTGAATCATTGTTTCAATAAAATAATACACCTTGAAAACACGGAGATCCAAGAGTTTGACGGGCGATACATCGACTATAACTTCTCGTTGCTTCAGACGAAGATCGAGCTGCAAGAAATTGCGGTAGCTGAAGCTGAAGAAATTGAGAGGTACGATCATATCATCGACAATCTTAGAGAGATCGCCACGTATAATTCGGAAGCCTCCAGAGGCAGAGCGTTAAAAGCCAGAGTCAAGTTTCAAGAGAGATTGGAAGCGCGTCGAATAAAAGAACCATTTGTTGATATCAAGCAGCCGAATATCCGTTTTGGCATCGAAAAGGAAATGGAAGACCCCGTTGTGGTTAACGTCAATAACTATAGCGTTTCCTTTGACGAATTACTTTTGGAAAATGTGAACTTTGAGATCAAATCGACAGATAAAATAGCCCTGATCGGTCCAAACGGTACCGGGAAAACGACGTTACTCCGCGAAATCTTCCAAAATAATCAGGATTCTATTGAAATAAATGCTGATGCTACAGTGGCTTATTTATCTCAGTTTCAAGGCGAAATGCTCAAGGATTCGAATACCATACTAAACGACTTTATTGATGCTGGGTTTCAAACTTATGATGAGATTAGATTGCATCTTTTGGACTATGGCTTTGAAGGAGAAATCCTTGATCAAAAGATAGAGTCTTTATCTGGTGGAGAAAAAAACATGCTTCAATTGGCTAAAGTTTCTGCCAGTCAAGCCAACGTATTGCTGCTTGATGAACCAACAAGCCATTTAGACATCTATTCACAAATCGCATTGGAGAAAGCTATTGAGGACTACAAAGGTGCGATTCTCATGATTTCTCATGATTTCTATTCTGTTGTAAATGGTATGGATTATGTTTTAATTATTGAGGACAAAACGATTAACAAGATGAGTATACAAGAATTTAGAGAGATGATTTATGCGAGTCATTTTGATGAAAACTATCTAGAAACGGAACAAAAGAAAAAGTCTGTTGAAATGAAAATCGAATTGGCTTTAAAAGATACTAATTTTGAACTTGCCAAAGTTTTGGTTGATGAGCTAGAAGAGCTAATTAAGTTCCTTTAA
- a CDS encoding VOC family protein, giving the protein MFQKSSKLEISAEFYQNYLGLVRSQAGPPHAVVFETKPIAFALRDLLPETELGSGTQPGLGVALWLHAPNTQEIHNKLIAAGVKITSSPIDGPFGRTFTFADPDGYLVTLHSKA; this is encoded by the coding sequence ATCTTTCAAAAATCCAGTAAGCTTGAAATCTCTGCAGAATTCTATCAAAACTATCTTGGACTGGTTCGTTCACAGGCTGGGCCACCTCATGCTGTAGTCTTCGAAACAAAGCCTATTGCATTTGCTCTTCGTGACCTGTTGCCTGAAACAGAACTCGGTTCAGGTACTCAGCCTGGACTTGGTGTCGCTCTGTGGCTTCATGCCCCCAATACGCAAGAAATCCACAACAAGCTTATTGCAGCAGGCGTAAAGATTACGTCTTCACCAATAGATGGACCATTCGGACGAACTTTTACATTTGCCGACCCAGACGGTTACCTAGTTACCCTTCACAGTAAAGCTTAA
- a CDS encoding ABC transporter substrate-binding protein, translating into MNLLQLSEHFFNLKKLFSTLEAQISHKTTLQELGTVWNCTPRNVKWIIRRLCTAGWIAWSPGRGRGNRSTLTILTSEAEVVLALAQEATIKGRFHDGIRLLENHHVDDVIRGRFVQWLEGQYGYRVDKNEHYQLDTLRLPFYRSMTNLDPAFTLRRTEWHMARQLFDTLLIKNDDNNEILPHLAYYWETDNTESTWTFYIRKGILFHDNTELHAKDVVYTLERLTSTKFGRTEWTELPIDKIRAIGPYCVKISLRRPYHLLPQLLASPRASILPLSSAKRSPGEFARLPIGSGPFRVVENDDSQIVLEAFPAYFSGRAQLDRVELWILPETRYRSLPLRELAGDTLPYIHPFQLHPRNNQPPDIERIETGCTYMTFQLNKPGPLESDDFRHWLSLVANPHRMNADLNNHTYSPAYSFFPDWSIISEQMLKHDYLNYGPSYLKSEPNFLEGPPVHPQQTLSILTYHILGDSLERNARWFSEQCAIYGVKINVEVRDYEEFIRPEIIDAADLVLANAVVDDNSVISFLRLMFDDRHVVRRHLSPEVYEHLNIRLHKIENEPEANKRILMTQETEQWLRDKRAVFFLYHLNQSTYYDKRLIGMQTNAYGWADFYRLALRPSFD; encoded by the coding sequence GTGAATCTTCTGCAGTTATCTGAACATTTCTTCAATCTCAAAAAATTGTTTAGCACGCTCGAAGCACAGATTTCACACAAGACGACATTACAGGAGTTGGGCACAGTATGGAACTGCACACCACGTAATGTAAAGTGGATCATCCGTCGTTTATGTACGGCTGGGTGGATTGCATGGTCTCCAGGACGCGGACGAGGTAATCGCTCAACGCTGACTATATTAACTTCGGAAGCGGAAGTAGTGCTCGCACTTGCCCAGGAGGCAACGATTAAAGGAAGGTTTCATGATGGAATACGATTACTTGAGAACCACCACGTGGACGATGTAATACGTGGCAGATTTGTACAGTGGCTAGAGGGACAGTATGGTTACCGCGTAGATAAGAATGAACATTATCAATTAGACACGCTGCGTCTTCCCTTTTATCGAAGTATGACTAATTTAGATCCGGCTTTTACACTTCGGCGTACGGAGTGGCATATGGCCCGGCAACTCTTTGATACGCTTCTTATCAAGAATGATGACAATAACGAAATCCTTCCTCATTTGGCTTATTACTGGGAAACCGATAATACTGAGAGTACATGGACTTTTTACATACGTAAAGGGATACTCTTTCATGATAATACCGAACTCCATGCGAAGGATGTTGTCTATACTCTTGAACGATTAACTTCAACAAAATTTGGGCGAACAGAATGGACTGAGCTTCCAATAGATAAAATCAGGGCCATAGGCCCATACTGTGTTAAAATTAGTCTAAGACGACCTTATCACCTTCTTCCACAACTGCTTGCTTCTCCACGTGCTTCAATCCTCCCCCTCTCTTCGGCCAAACGTTCACCTGGGGAATTTGCACGTCTTCCCATTGGAAGTGGCCCGTTCCGAGTGGTAGAAAACGATGACTCCCAAATTGTTCTTGAAGCCTTTCCTGCTTATTTTTCGGGACGAGCTCAGCTGGATCGGGTTGAACTGTGGATCTTACCGGAAACCCGTTATCGTTCATTGCCGCTAAGGGAATTAGCTGGGGACACGCTTCCCTATATTCATCCATTTCAACTTCACCCACGAAACAATCAACCTCCTGACATTGAAAGAATAGAAACAGGATGCACTTATATGACATTTCAACTAAACAAGCCAGGACCTCTAGAATCTGACGATTTTCGACATTGGCTTAGTCTTGTAGCCAATCCACATCGCATGAATGCAGATCTCAATAATCATACCTATAGCCCTGCTTATAGTTTTTTTCCTGATTGGAGCATCATCTCTGAACAAATGTTAAAGCATGACTATCTGAATTATGGTCCCAGCTACTTAAAATCAGAACCAAATTTTCTAGAAGGACCACCCGTTCATCCACAACAAACACTATCAATTCTGACCTATCATATATTGGGTGATTCCTTGGAACGAAACGCTCGCTGGTTTAGCGAGCAATGCGCTATATATGGAGTGAAAATTAACGTAGAAGTTCGAGATTACGAAGAGTTTATTCGTCCAGAGATTATCGATGCTGCCGATCTTGTATTAGCTAACGCTGTTGTTGATGATAATTCGGTTATTTCTTTTTTACGTCTTATGTTTGACGATCGTCACGTCGTACGTAGGCACCTATCCCCGGAGGTTTATGAGCATCTAAACATTAGATTGCATAAGATCGAAAACGAGCCAGAAGCAAACAAACGAATTCTAATGACCCAAGAAACAGAACAATGGCTTAGAGATAAACGGGCTGTATTCTTTTTGTACCATCTAAACCAGTCCACTTACTACGATAAACGTTTAATAGGAATGCAGACAAACGCTTATGGCTGGGCAGATTTTTATAGACTTGCGTTACGACCGTCCTTTGATTGA
- a CDS encoding DMT family transporter gives MTNEDSGRIGAVKDHYFLAIGAAVLVTLLWSTSYILNKIAFQHTIGPFTLAGLRYAVSTITLVLIRLILVNRKNIAPEVDLQKKRGRIKLQPYYIVVLGVTGYMMAQGLQYAGQMLVTPTQTSMVLSVGNTAALIILDVFWLRELRGRSSFLGILVAMTGVVVFYFPWDFGGSHFSGIVLILASCAGYAIHLALTRHLLKNEKANLGDLVLMPMAIGAFGMLIIGLIFEGLPSISWPLVGIILWLGIINGSFAFSLWTWTQKHLRAYENSLINNLMLLEVAVLDVLILHRNLSVIEVLGLLMVGLAVVFVQIYSHLKRPTQ, from the coding sequence TTGACTAACGAAGACTCAGGTCGTATAGGTGCAGTTAAAGATCATTATTTTCTCGCTATTGGTGCGGCCGTTTTGGTCACCTTGCTGTGGTCGACATCCTACATCTTAAATAAGATAGCGTTTCAACATACTATTGGACCTTTTACTTTAGCTGGATTACGATACGCCGTTTCTACAATCACTTTGGTACTCATTAGGTTGATTTTGGTAAATCGAAAAAATATAGCACCAGAAGTGGATCTTCAAAAGAAAAGAGGCCGTATCAAATTACAACCATATTATATCGTTGTTCTTGGAGTAACTGGATATATGATGGCACAGGGACTGCAATACGCGGGGCAAATGCTGGTCACCCCAACACAAACGAGCATGGTACTTTCAGTTGGTAACACTGCGGCTTTAATTATACTAGATGTTTTTTGGCTCAGAGAGTTACGTGGTCGCTCATCTTTTTTAGGCATATTGGTAGCAATGACTGGAGTTGTCGTTTTCTATTTCCCTTGGGATTTTGGGGGAAGCCACTTTAGTGGAATTGTTCTAATACTCGCTTCTTGTGCTGGATATGCTATCCATCTGGCATTAACGAGGCACTTACTTAAAAACGAAAAAGCGAATCTGGGTGATCTAGTTCTCATGCCCATGGCGATTGGTGCCTTTGGGATGTTAATAATCGGACTCATTTTTGAAGGTTTACCAAGCATCTCTTGGCCACTTGTTGGTATCATACTTTGGCTGGGGATTATTAATGGTTCATTTGCATTCTCCTTATGGACTTGGACTCAAAAGCACTTGCGAGCCTATGAAAATAGTCTAATCAACAATTTGATGTTATTGGAGGTAGCTGTATTGGATGTTCTCATCTTACATCGTAATTTATCGGTTATTGAGGTCTTGGGACTACTAATGGTAGGATTGGCTGTAGTATTCGTGCAAATATACTCTCATTTAAAAAGACCTACTCAGTAA
- a CDS encoding spore germination protein has translation MVEKHDPQMKNHQMSTWLDDLKQKLNHMDDAEIIEHRIGTGASVHLLFIKTLIDQERLNEAILQPLQRSAGHSVSSCIINSKVSEVISIEDAGQKIMQGFILLYDSVNDQWLGVQLENPLGRAVEPSQTETVIYGAKDSFSEQIDKNITMLRRRLPITTLKTESFTIGSLSKTKVVLMYIDGIINPEFVSLAREKIESVDFDQFLDSAQLAAFIEDHNHTVFPQFLQTDRPDACAYALGEGKLTLLVSNSPFALICPITLFHLFQSPEDYFLRWPVASFLRLMRYGSFIISLTMIPFYVALTTFHYQMVPLPILFVLLESRSKLPFTPFVEGIFMIVTLEIIKEASLRMPTKTSQTLGVIGGIVIGQAAVEAGFASKVLIVLMGISAIAFFLVPNYQMTKSMVLLQVLLLILASFLGLPGIVIGLIGILAHIHALTSLGQPYLAPLSPFYGKDWIDLFIRGPLIWMKTRPNNLKPLQKWRQEKMKK, from the coding sequence ATGGTTGAAAAACACGACCCTCAAATGAAAAATCATCAAATGTCTACATGGCTTGATGATTTAAAACAGAAATTAAACCATATGGATGATGCCGAAATCATTGAGCACAGAATAGGTACCGGTGCTTCAGTCCATCTTTTATTTATAAAAACGTTAATTGATCAAGAGCGTTTAAACGAGGCGATTCTTCAGCCACTTCAGCGATCTGCTGGCCATTCGGTTTCATCATGCATAATCAATTCCAAAGTTTCTGAAGTTATATCGATTGAAGATGCTGGGCAAAAAATAATGCAAGGATTTATTCTTCTATACGATTCAGTCAACGATCAATGGCTAGGCGTACAATTGGAAAATCCTCTTGGTCGGGCAGTTGAACCTTCCCAAACGGAAACTGTTATATATGGAGCGAAAGACAGCTTCAGCGAACAAATCGATAAAAACATTACAATGTTGCGCAGGCGTTTGCCTATAACGACATTAAAAACGGAAAGCTTCACTATCGGATCACTAAGTAAAACGAAGGTTGTGTTAATGTACATAGACGGAATAATTAATCCGGAATTTGTTTCCCTTGCAAGAGAGAAAATTGAAAGTGTGGATTTCGATCAGTTTTTAGACTCCGCACAGCTTGCAGCTTTTATTGAAGATCATAACCATACAGTCTTTCCGCAGTTTCTACAAACGGATCGGCCGGATGCCTGTGCGTACGCCTTAGGTGAGGGTAAGCTGACTCTATTAGTCTCCAATTCACCGTTTGCCTTAATTTGTCCCATTACATTATTTCATCTATTTCAATCGCCAGAAGACTACTTCCTTCGTTGGCCGGTAGCCAGTTTTTTACGTTTAATGAGGTATGGAAGTTTTATTATTTCTTTGACGATGATTCCTTTTTATGTTGCGTTAACGACATTTCATTACCAAATGGTTCCACTACCGATTCTCTTCGTATTATTGGAATCGAGAAGCAAATTGCCCTTTACTCCGTTTGTGGAAGGAATTTTCATGATCGTAACGCTGGAAATCATCAAAGAAGCAAGTTTGCGAATGCCGACCAAAACCAGTCAAACTTTAGGGGTTATTGGTGGTATTGTCATTGGACAAGCAGCTGTAGAAGCAGGCTTTGCAAGTAAAGTATTAATTGTTTTGATGGGTATATCCGCTATTGCTTTCTTTTTAGTTCCCAATTATCAAATGACAAAATCCATGGTTCTGTTGCAAGTGCTTCTTCTTATCCTTGCATCGTTTCTTGGGTTGCCGGGAATCGTGATCGGGCTGATCGGGATTCTTGCACATATCCATGCATTAACGTCATTAGGTCAACCTTATTTAGCGCCGCTTTCTCCTTTTTATGGAAAGGATTGGATTGACCTCTTTATTCGCGGACCTTTGATTTGGATGAAAACGCGTCCGAATAATCTAAAACCACTACAGAAATGGCGACAGGAGAAGATGAAGAAATGA
- a CDS encoding GerAB/ArcD/ProY family transporter has product MKTLSLFNQTFTLGGIHFLLLVNRTQMHYFILIMPVYLVHSYMVWGIVALGLLSQLNLMMLCKWFTSSYAKRGYQGIVQLFGKRTVQVFAIFGFLIILLKISIITLGYVEMLHNFIYPSMNKKWLIFFILSISLFVASHGMEKTLRFVVIAFFCGAWILIMFIPFFFPPIANYRDLYPLIPTEWSGQSWQGLLFIWSAFSGPVYLVFMVPWLSSNQKISKYLVIGNMLTIIEYSLLFIATVLFYGSNFLNKINFPVVYMGRYIQTSGLERIDYILISFHMFNYVFDISILLLCFYGAGRVFMKKMNARTTRIGLLSSWFVILISIIIMDQWLWQTVPGQKMLLNIQIWLGAIIYLLVPTILFTVVKRKESM; this is encoded by the coding sequence ATGAAGACTTTATCCTTATTCAATCAAACTTTCACCCTTGGCGGCATCCATTTCCTTTTATTGGTCAATCGCACGCAAATGCATTACTTTATTTTAATCATGCCGGTTTATTTGGTTCATTCGTATATGGTTTGGGGAATTGTCGCCTTGGGGTTACTGTCCCAACTTAATTTGATGATGCTGTGCAAATGGTTTACTTCCAGTTATGCAAAGAGAGGCTATCAAGGAATTGTACAGCTTTTTGGGAAACGGACAGTTCAAGTTTTCGCAATATTTGGTTTTTTGATCATATTGTTAAAAATCTCAATCATAACACTGGGTTACGTTGAAATGCTCCATAATTTTATTTATCCATCAATGAATAAAAAGTGGCTGATCTTTTTTATTCTTTCGATCAGCTTATTTGTGGCTTCACATGGAATGGAGAAAACATTGCGGTTTGTCGTCATCGCCTTTTTTTGTGGGGCTTGGATCTTAATCATGTTTATACCTTTTTTCTTTCCGCCGATTGCAAATTACCGCGATTTATATCCTCTAATACCCACCGAATGGTCTGGACAATCATGGCAGGGTTTGTTGTTTATTTGGTCGGCATTTTCCGGTCCAGTATATTTGGTCTTTATGGTTCCATGGTTAAGCTCCAATCAAAAAATATCGAAATATCTTGTCATTGGAAACATGCTGACGATTATCGAATATTCATTATTATTCATTGCTACGGTATTGTTTTACGGTTCGAACTTCTTAAACAAGATCAATTTTCCGGTAGTATATATGGGAAGATACATTCAAACGAGCGGTTTAGAACGAATCGATTACATACTTATCTCTTTCCATATGTTTAATTATGTATTTGACATTTCAATTCTTCTGTTGTGTTTTTATGGAGCAGGAAGAGTCTTTATGAAAAAAATGAATGCACGCACAACTCGGATCGGATTATTGTCGAGTTGGTTCGTCATTTTGATAAGTATCATCATAATGGATCAATGGTTATGGCAAACGGTTCCGGGTCAAAAGATGTTACTGAACATTCAAATTTGGCTCGGCGCAATCATTTATTTACTTGTTCCTACGATCCTTTTCACTGTGGTTAAACGAAAGGAGAGTATGTAG
- a CDS encoding Ger(x)C family spore germination C-terminal domain-containing protein produces the protein MIPYKHYGLLAIVSLMWIVGCSSPYVENNMIEEIAPVVFWSIDKGTEGKFKISTLVPPLIKEKKRFLSKEVDLLKQGGKEFNLIYYRELKQGQLRMLLINEELAKEGGIEKLINTILVDPDISMRVYLLIVRGDFDEYIKNQLTKQENQDYFLYRMLKHYEEHNQGEMSIVNIHQFMKMLYSPLKDPIVPVFHADKNNFNYVGTAFFRNDKEVMVTQDVSDEIFQLLDNDHFLKVLAIPKLSISLGRVRSNIRMKLSSDYSSLSLHVGLKGRIEEYQGEKNIQSEEPLEHLIHEIEVYLEEQTSELLKSMQRLKVDPLEVGTHSLKPFSKELTEEQWLKYWGNMKINVDFDIKIQPLINVERLS, from the coding sequence ATGATACCATACAAGCATTATGGTTTATTGGCGATTGTAAGCCTTATGTGGATAGTCGGTTGCTCTTCTCCATATGTCGAGAACAATATGATCGAAGAGATCGCTCCGGTAGTTTTCTGGTCGATTGACAAGGGGACGGAAGGAAAGTTTAAAATCAGCACTTTAGTACCACCACTCATCAAAGAAAAAAAACGATTTCTCTCCAAGGAAGTTGATCTGTTAAAGCAGGGAGGCAAGGAGTTTAATTTAATTTATTATCGAGAATTGAAGCAGGGACAGCTGCGAATGTTATTAATCAATGAGGAACTGGCAAAAGAAGGTGGCATTGAAAAGCTGATCAATACGATATTGGTTGATCCCGATATTTCAATGCGTGTCTATTTATTGATTGTCAGAGGCGATTTTGATGAATACATAAAAAATCAATTGACGAAGCAAGAAAACCAAGATTATTTTCTTTATCGGATGTTAAAGCATTACGAGGAGCATAACCAAGGTGAAATGAGCATTGTCAATATTCATCAATTTATGAAGATGTTATATTCCCCTCTTAAGGATCCGATCGTGCCGGTTTTTCATGCGGATAAGAACAATTTCAATTACGTAGGAACGGCCTTCTTCCGAAATGATAAAGAAGTAATGGTCACTCAAGACGTAAGCGATGAAATTTTTCAACTTCTGGATAACGATCATTTCTTGAAAGTTTTGGCCATTCCAAAGTTATCTATCAGTTTAGGACGTGTTCGATCCAATATTCGCATGAAACTATCGAGTGACTATTCATCCTTGTCTTTACATGTAGGATTGAAAGGAAGAATTGAGGAATACCAGGGAGAAAAGAATATTCAAAGCGAGGAACCATTGGAACATTTAATTCATGAGATTGAGGTATACCTTGAGGAACAAACGTCAGAATTATTAAAAAGTATGCAACGGTTGAAAGTGGATCCCTTAGAGGTCGGAACACATTCACTTAAGCCGTTTTCTAAAGAACTAACGGAAGAGCAATGGTTGAAATATTGGGGAAATATGAAAATTAATGTTGACTTCGACATCAAAATACAGCCTTTAATTAATGTTGAACGGCTGTCGTGA